One region of Verrucomicrobiia bacterium genomic DNA includes:
- a CDS encoding SDR family oxidoreductase: protein MMSGAPRILLTGFTGILGKRFAYRLAALGYEVVCPIRAGSDAEAKGRFQTIFHGMRELLPGFDESLSARIRAIPGDVRQKGLGIASSLLDELRGPRTRGIWHLAACLDLTETKSQDVYDTNFLGTLHVLDFAKAQGIDELHYFSTFGSSGKLHEGIVREIPGIRPPSFRNTYERTKWEAERQIWNSQVHGEIQATIYRPSIVVGDSLYGRYEQFNVFNHPFDIASSVRIRLCKKQNIDPRSGTLHYDLRIPGDENATLNIVPLDFVMDTVMKIYAVRGSTGRVYHIVNPNPPSLRLTMEIFKRNEPWEGLRWEKYRPEDGFLNPLEKFVARQLGFLAPYLQGEATYDYSNVQAILAFHGGLPPLDNNVFLDAISKRGILHGWQEVRADAAMAALVGNRGKLESDFVWPEGSGPVVDFAPHHPVEESTPPPTTYTITERVLGKVYRAREILLSPWCQAASRATAGGARDLVLVPFGIGVTRRGEAENLCYQYNPVVADQVFEQMNQAIGFDLRAFAYRPIPGHERYGDLHDACSWAVTDDLVHIFRLFRDIQQTGGVGLASRLQILPHSAGTYLAGWLSGIVSFQDMALIAHQCSHLMSENVRLASLEEADEWFFTKQTQLSATESALLREIRQRVDPLGNMDANALANCLNGSLELIFSLSSLALKKLIADVREHRIGVSVGITMSPNAAVFAGNALEMARFDQLFTGARKLELKRITVAVKGTPHCGRLARAARHAAELLKIYEQQGRLRDPVVPLLSCTGEVVRTRQAFIEAVTGVANHPLQFDGMIEKALDEGGRHFVLIQSGMSSTAGDLFDAIIRNHANVKGIKGVHIYPPALRTAEPHPVCEILEKRPGAAVPEATHQPMADTTRWYERLLSEAQSATRGG, encoded by the coding sequence ATGATGAGCGGCGCCCCCAGAATCCTTCTAACGGGCTTTACTGGCATTCTTGGAAAAAGATTTGCCTATCGCCTCGCCGCACTCGGCTACGAAGTGGTGTGCCCGATTCGCGCCGGGAGTGATGCGGAAGCGAAGGGTCGTTTCCAGACGATATTCCACGGGATGCGGGAGTTGCTCCCGGGATTTGACGAGTCGCTTTCCGCCCGGATCCGCGCCATTCCCGGCGATGTCCGCCAGAAAGGGCTCGGCATCGCGTCTTCGCTCCTCGATGAGTTGCGCGGTCCGCGCACCCGAGGGATCTGGCACCTGGCCGCCTGCCTCGACTTGACGGAGACGAAGAGCCAGGACGTTTACGATACGAACTTCCTCGGCACACTCCATGTTCTCGACTTCGCGAAGGCCCAGGGGATTGACGAGCTTCACTATTTCAGCACTTTCGGCTCGAGTGGAAAACTCCATGAAGGGATCGTTCGGGAGATTCCGGGCATCCGTCCTCCCTCGTTCCGCAACACGTACGAGCGTACCAAGTGGGAGGCGGAGCGGCAAATCTGGAATTCCCAGGTCCATGGTGAAATCCAGGCGACCATCTATCGTCCCAGCATCGTCGTGGGGGATTCGCTCTACGGGCGTTACGAGCAGTTCAACGTCTTCAACCATCCCTTTGACATTGCAAGCAGCGTTCGAATCCGGCTCTGCAAAAAGCAGAATATCGATCCCCGGAGCGGGACGCTCCACTACGACCTCCGTATCCCGGGCGACGAGAACGCGACTCTCAACATCGTGCCGCTCGATTTCGTCATGGACACCGTCATGAAGATTTACGCGGTTCGCGGCTCCACGGGGCGTGTCTACCACATCGTGAATCCGAATCCTCCATCACTCCGGCTCACGATGGAAATCTTCAAACGAAATGAGCCATGGGAAGGCCTGCGCTGGGAGAAATACCGGCCGGAGGATGGATTTCTAAACCCGTTGGAGAAGTTCGTCGCCAGGCAACTCGGGTTTCTCGCGCCGTATCTCCAGGGGGAAGCCACGTACGATTACTCAAACGTCCAGGCGATCCTCGCGTTCCATGGCGGTCTTCCGCCCCTCGACAACAATGTTTTCCTCGACGCAATCTCCAAGCGCGGCATCCTCCATGGATGGCAGGAAGTGCGGGCAGACGCTGCCATGGCCGCGCTCGTCGGTAATCGTGGTAAACTTGAGTCCGATTTTGTATGGCCGGAAGGCAGCGGACCGGTGGTTGATTTTGCGCCGCACCATCCTGTGGAGGAATCCACCCCGCCCCCGACGACTTACACTATTACTGAACGTGTTCTGGGCAAGGTCTACCGCGCACGAGAAATCTTGCTTTCGCCATGGTGCCAGGCTGCCAGCCGGGCGACAGCGGGCGGCGCGCGTGATTTGGTCCTTGTGCCTTTCGGGATAGGAGTGACTCGGCGTGGCGAGGCGGAGAATCTTTGCTACCAGTACAATCCGGTGGTTGCCGACCAGGTTTTCGAGCAGATGAACCAGGCGATCGGCTTTGATCTTCGCGCCTTTGCGTACCGCCCGATTCCCGGACATGAGCGTTATGGCGATCTACACGATGCGTGCAGCTGGGCGGTTACGGACGACCTGGTTCACATTTTTCGCCTCTTCCGTGACATCCAGCAGACAGGCGGAGTGGGGCTCGCTTCGCGCCTCCAGATTTTGCCGCATAGCGCAGGAACCTATCTTGCCGGTTGGCTGTCCGGAATCGTCTCTTTTCAGGACATGGCGCTGATCGCACACCAATGCAGTCACCTCATGAGCGAGAATGTGCGTCTCGCCTCTCTCGAGGAGGCCGACGAATGGTTTTTTACTAAGCAGACGCAGCTCTCCGCTACCGAGAGCGCGCTGTTGCGAGAGATCCGCCAGCGGGTGGATCCTCTGGGGAACATGGACGCAAACGCACTCGCAAATTGTCTCAATGGCAGTCTGGAGCTGATCTTTTCCTTGAGTTCTCTCGCGCTGAAAAAGCTGATCGCTGATGTCCGCGAGCACCGGATTGGCGTCTCCGTGGGCATCACAATGTCTCCCAACGCCGCCGTTTTCGCTGGTAACGCCCTTGAAATGGCCCGCTTCGACCAACTCTTCACGGGGGCCCGCAAACTCGAGTTGAAGCGCATAACGGTGGCCGTGAAAGGGACACCTCATTGTGGGCGACTGGCACGGGCAGCGCGTCACGCCGCCGAACTGCTCAAGATTTACGAGCAGCAGGGACGGCTCCGCGATCCTGTGGTTCCGCTGCTGTCCTGCACGGGCGAGGTGGTTCGCACCCGCCAGGCATTCATTGAAGCGGTCACTGGCGTCGCCAATCACCCTCTGCAGTTCGACGGTATGATCGAGAAGGCCCTCGATGAGGGCGGACGGCATTTTGTCCTCATCCAGTCGGGCATGTCCTCCACCGCCGGGGATTTATTCGATGCCATCATCCGCAACCACGCCAACGTGAAAGGGATCAAGGGCGTACACATTTACCCGCCGGCGCTTCGGACCGCGGAGCCGCACCCGGTGTGCGAGATCCTCGAGAAACGGCCTGGGGCCGCTGTTCCGGAGGCCACGCATCAGCCCATGGCCGACACCACCCGTTGGTACGAACGCCTCCTGTCCGAGGCCCAATCCGCAACTCGGGGCGGTTAG
- the purL gene encoding phosphoribosylformylglycinamidine synthase subunit PurL: MASVADIEITPEIIATHGVTPEEYERIKKILGRAPNITELGIFSVMWSEHCSYKNSRPELKKFPREAPFILVKAGEENAGIVDIGDGWAIAFKIESHNHPSAVEPFQGAATGVGGIIRDIFTMGARPILNMNSLRFGLIEGDTAEAAQNRRLFAGVVAGIAHYGNCIGIPTVGGEVYFDESYDGNPLVNALSLGVLRHDQIKRGKAAGVGNPVIYVGSATGRDGLAGAAFASRELTEESQRDRPAVQVGDPFMEKLLLEACLEVMRTDGLVVGIQDMGAAGLTCSTCETASRGGTGNEIDLNLVPKRETGMTPYEILLSESQERMLLIAQKGREKEVEAIFEKWDLHGVTIGRVTDDGLMRVKVGNTVAAEIPAKQLAEDAPIYHREAKQPETEIRHTKFEIGSVVEPVDYQDALLRLLGSPTIASKNWVYRQYDHMVQDGTVVAPGSDAAVVRINLSRPDLGVPDTTGEKYIAFTTDCNSTYCYLDPFEGGKIAVAEAVRNLACSGARPLAITDNLNFGNPMKPEVFWQFRRCIEGICEACDVFNTPVTGGNVSFYNESPAGAIDPTPTIGMLGLIDDPKHITTQWFKDVGDVILLLGEIDDELGGSEYLKRIHGLKTGKSPRMDLALAKRISDFTLESIRKGWVKSAHDCSEGGLAVALAECCTSNGDAMIGARVDLSKFPGRLDAVLFGETQSRVVLSCPANHAEEILHSGLPVNRLGVTGGNVLEIKTSRSELSWSLARLRDVWWNAIGRVMDV; this comes from the coding sequence ATGGCGAGTGTAGCGGACATTGAGATTACACCGGAGATTATCGCGACGCATGGGGTCACGCCGGAAGAATACGAGCGAATTAAGAAGATCCTTGGACGCGCCCCGAACATCACGGAACTCGGCATCTTCTCTGTGATGTGGAGCGAGCATTGCAGCTACAAGAATTCTCGGCCCGAACTGAAGAAATTTCCGCGCGAAGCGCCGTTTATCCTCGTGAAGGCCGGTGAGGAAAACGCCGGCATCGTGGACATCGGCGACGGGTGGGCCATTGCTTTCAAAATAGAATCCCACAATCACCCGAGCGCGGTGGAGCCGTTTCAAGGAGCGGCGACGGGAGTGGGCGGGATCATCCGCGATATATTCACGATGGGCGCCCGCCCGATCCTTAATATGAACTCGTTACGGTTCGGTCTCATCGAGGGCGACACGGCGGAGGCGGCACAGAACCGGCGGCTGTTCGCGGGCGTCGTGGCCGGGATCGCGCATTACGGCAACTGCATCGGGATTCCGACGGTGGGCGGCGAAGTGTATTTCGATGAATCATACGATGGCAACCCGCTGGTCAACGCGCTTTCGCTGGGCGTGTTGCGTCACGACCAGATCAAGCGCGGCAAAGCCGCGGGCGTCGGCAACCCCGTCATCTATGTGGGCAGCGCGACGGGCCGCGATGGGTTGGCCGGCGCTGCGTTCGCGTCGCGGGAACTCACGGAGGAATCGCAGCGAGACCGCCCGGCAGTGCAGGTGGGCGATCCGTTCATGGAAAAACTGCTGCTCGAAGCCTGCCTCGAAGTGATGCGCACCGACGGCCTTGTAGTGGGTATCCAGGACATGGGCGCGGCGGGGCTGACGTGTTCGACCTGCGAAACCGCCAGCCGGGGCGGTACGGGCAATGAGATCGACCTGAACCTGGTGCCGAAACGCGAGACAGGGATGACGCCGTACGAGATCCTGCTCAGCGAATCACAGGAACGGATGCTGCTCATCGCACAGAAAGGCCGTGAGAAGGAGGTAGAAGCGATTTTCGAGAAGTGGGACCTGCACGGTGTCACCATCGGTCGCGTGACAGACGACGGCCTGATGCGTGTGAAGGTCGGCAACACTGTTGCGGCAGAGATTCCCGCAAAGCAACTTGCCGAAGACGCGCCAATTTACCATCGCGAAGCGAAACAGCCTGAGACTGAAATCCGACACACGAAGTTCGAAATCGGAAGCGTCGTCGAACCCGTCGATTATCAGGACGCCCTGCTCCGACTGCTCGGGTCACCAACGATTGCCTCCAAGAACTGGGTGTATCGCCAGTACGATCACATGGTGCAGGACGGGACAGTTGTGGCGCCTGGCAGCGACGCGGCGGTGGTGCGTATCAACCTTTCGCGGCCCGACCTCGGCGTACCGGATACGACCGGGGAGAAATACATCGCCTTCACGACCGACTGCAATTCGACCTACTGCTATCTCGACCCGTTCGAGGGCGGCAAGATTGCCGTGGCGGAAGCCGTGCGCAATCTGGCCTGCAGCGGGGCGCGGCCCTTGGCCATCACGGACAACCTCAACTTCGGCAACCCGATGAAACCGGAAGTATTCTGGCAGTTTCGTCGTTGCATCGAAGGTATTTGTGAAGCCTGCGACGTTTTCAACACGCCCGTGACGGGCGGTAACGTCAGCTTCTACAACGAATCACCCGCGGGCGCGATTGACCCGACGCCGACGATCGGCATGTTGGGGTTGATCGACGACCCGAAGCACATCACAACCCAATGGTTCAAGGACGTGGGCGACGTGATCCTGCTGCTGGGCGAAATCGACGACGAACTTGGCGGCAGCGAATATCTGAAACGGATTCACGGACTTAAAACCGGCAAATCGCCGCGAATGGACCTGGCGTTGGCAAAACGGATTTCGGACTTCACCCTGGAGAGCATTCGCAAAGGTTGGGTCAAGAGCGCGCACGACTGCAGCGAGGGCGGCCTGGCTGTGGCGCTGGCGGAATGCTGCACGAGCAACGGTGACGCGATGATTGGCGCGCGTGTGGACCTGTCGAAGTTTCCGGGACGATTGGATGCCGTGCTGTTTGGTGAGACGCAATCGCGCGTCGTGCTGAGTTGCCCGGCAAACCACGCGGAGGAAATCCTGCATTCGGGTCTGCCGGTGAATCGCCTCGGAGTTACAGGAGGCAATGTGCTGGAGATTAAGACATCCCGCAGTGAGTTGTCCTGGAGTCTGGCCCGTCTGCGGGACGTTTGGTGGAATGCGATCGGGCGCGTGATGGACGTCTGA
- the mgrA gene encoding L-glyceraldehyde 3-phosphate reductase: MNFSEKRYATMSYRRCGRSGLKLPVLSLGCWHNFGGHADHAEARRMLHRAFDLGITHFDFANNYGPPPGSAESFAGQVLAEDFKGYRDELIISTKAGYLMWPGPYGEWGSRKYLLASLDQSLQRFGLDYVDIFYSHRPDPDTPLEETIGALDSAVRQGKALYVGVSSYNGAMTDAAMKVARELRTPLIIHQPSYSMLNRWIESDLLPHTRKLGLGVIAFCPLAQGLLTDKYLAGIPAGSRAASSDGFLRPEHVTPEAVAKVKQLNTLAKRRGQSMAQMALAWVLRDEAVTSALIGASRVSQIDDNVGALANLKFSAEESQEIERVLAS; encoded by the coding sequence ATGAACTTTTCTGAAAAACGCTATGCAACCATGTCGTACCGCCGTTGCGGGCGCAGCGGACTGAAGCTTCCCGTGCTGTCCCTCGGTTGCTGGCACAATTTCGGCGGGCACGCCGACCACGCGGAAGCGCGCCGTATGTTGCACCGGGCGTTCGACCTCGGCATCACGCACTTCGACTTCGCCAACAATTATGGACCGCCGCCTGGCAGCGCGGAGTCGTTTGCCGGGCAGGTCCTGGCAGAGGATTTCAAGGGTTATCGCGACGAACTCATCATCTCCACCAAGGCCGGCTACCTCATGTGGCCTGGTCCTTACGGCGAATGGGGTTCGCGCAAATACCTGCTCGCAAGCCTCGACCAATCGCTCCAGAGGTTTGGTTTGGATTATGTGGACATCTTCTACTCGCACCGGCCCGATCCGGATACTCCTTTGGAGGAAACAATCGGCGCGCTCGACAGCGCCGTGCGCCAAGGCAAGGCGCTTTATGTTGGCGTCAGCAGTTACAATGGGGCGATGACCGACGCGGCGATGAAGGTCGCTCGGGAATTGCGCACGCCGCTGATCATCCACCAGCCTTCCTACTCCATGCTCAACCGTTGGATCGAATCCGACCTGCTGCCGCACACACGGAAGCTGGGCCTTGGCGTGATTGCGTTCTGTCCGCTGGCCCAAGGTCTGTTGACCGACAAGTATCTGGCCGGCATCCCGGCGGGCTCGCGCGCCGCGAGTTCCGACGGTTTCCTTCGACCAGAGCACGTCACACCCGAGGCGGTCGCAAAGGTGAAACAATTGAATACACTCGCCAAACGTCGCGGTCAGAGCATGGCGCAGATGGCGCTGGCGTGGGTGTTACGCGATGAAGCCGTGACCAGCGCGTTGATCGGCGCCAGCCGCGTCAGCCAGATCGACGACAATGTCGGCGCGCTCGCCAACCTGAAGTTCTCCGCCGAGGAGTCGCAGGAAATCGAACGCGTCCTGGCAAGCTAA
- a CDS encoding sigma-70 family RNA polymerase sigma factor: MSDGQSGGNVSATQVRDDGALLRAVAARDKDAFRQLYTQHSPLLFALAVKILSDRSEAEDVLQETFVQVWKTAASFDDQRGKPLGWFIMLTRSRAIDRLRSRKTRARLAESAGKDESQITTATTPAEDAVASEAQQTVRDALGKLPDEQRVPIEMAYFGGLTQFEIAQRLSQPLGTVKTRIRTGMIRLREQLGSVTAGREGRTP; the protein is encoded by the coding sequence ATGTCCGATGGCCAAAGCGGCGGGAATGTCTCTGCGACGCAGGTCCGGGATGATGGCGCGTTGCTGCGCGCCGTGGCCGCCCGTGACAAAGACGCATTTCGGCAGCTTTACACGCAGCACAGCCCGCTCCTTTTCGCCCTCGCAGTGAAGATTCTCAGTGATCGCAGCGAGGCTGAAGACGTGCTGCAGGAAACTTTCGTCCAGGTTTGGAAGACCGCCGCCTCGTTCGATGACCAACGCGGCAAACCGCTTGGGTGGTTCATCATGCTTACTCGGAGCCGCGCGATTGACCGACTCCGGTCGCGCAAGACACGCGCCCGTCTCGCCGAATCGGCCGGGAAAGACGAATCGCAAATCACGACGGCCACGACGCCGGCCGAGGACGCGGTCGCCTCCGAGGCGCAACAGACCGTGCGAGACGCCCTGGGCAAGCTGCCGGACGAGCAGCGCGTGCCCATCGAGATGGCCTACTTTGGCGGGTTGACCCAATTTGAAATTGCCCAGCGACTCAGCCAGCCGCTCGGGACTGTGAAAACGAGGATCCGCACCGGTATGATCCGTCTTCGCGAGCAACTCGGCAGCGTCACCGCCGGGAGAGAGGGGCGCACGCCATGA
- a CDS encoding class I SAM-dependent methyltransferase: MTEWFEDESFWRELYPYMFDENRFAQADEQVRKVLKLTGIRRGAVLDLCCGPGRHSVALAKRGFQVTAVDRTRFLLNKARRHAKSARARVEFVRSDMREFERPDTYKLALSLWTSFGYFDDKGEDRLVLRNIFTSLKKGGVCLIDVFGKERIAKTFQPIHSTRHPDGTLLTEVHEIFDDWSRIRNEWILIKGNRVKRFKFHHTLYSGQELKALMLGAGFAEVKLFGDFDGHPYGPDTPRLVTVGRKR, from the coding sequence ATGACGGAATGGTTTGAGGACGAGTCGTTCTGGCGGGAATTGTACCCGTACATGTTTGACGAGAATCGCTTCGCGCAGGCCGACGAACAGGTTCGCAAGGTCCTTAAATTGACGGGCATCCGGCGCGGCGCGGTGCTCGATTTATGTTGCGGTCCCGGGCGGCACTCCGTGGCCCTGGCGAAGCGCGGCTTTCAGGTCACCGCCGTGGATCGTACACGATTCCTGCTGAACAAGGCCCGACGCCACGCCAAATCAGCACGGGCGCGGGTGGAATTCGTCCGTTCTGACATGCGTGAGTTCGAACGGCCGGACACGTACAAGCTGGCGCTCAGCTTGTGGACGTCCTTCGGTTATTTTGACGACAAGGGCGAAGACCGTCTCGTATTGCGCAACATCTTCACCAGCCTCAAGAAAGGCGGCGTCTGCCTCATCGACGTATTCGGCAAGGAACGGATTGCCAAAACATTTCAGCCAATCCATTCGACCCGGCATCCTGACGGCACCCTGCTGACCGAGGTGCATGAAATTTTCGACGACTGGTCGCGCATCCGCAATGAATGGATCCTCATCAAGGGCAACCGGGTGAAGCGGTTCAAGTTCCATCACACGCTTTACTCGGGACAGGAATTGAAGGCTTTGATGTTAGGGGCCGGCTTTGCCGAGGTCAAACTTTTCGGCGATTTCGACGGGCATCCGTACGGCCCAGACACGCCGCGCCTCGTGACTGTTGGACGAAAGCGTTAG
- a CDS encoding aldehyde dehydrogenase family protein, whose amino-acid sequence MDFTHLDQLIQVLEAHADEWARLPIPQKINLLAAVRHNLDQAASQWVEVAVAAKGIDPSSPWVGEEWVTGPWALAMNINALLKTLIALAASHPPTLPQVTSRKDGRVVARVFPDNLFERLLLSDVTAEVWMQPGVTVETLPDHMASFYKRPMPSGHVALVLGAGNVNSIAPLDALYKLFTEGQVVLLKLNPVNDYLGPILKTVFAPLIDGGYLRLASGGADVGEYLTRHASISSIHITGSARTHDLIVYGAGADGAARKRREEPILTKPITSELGGVGPTIVVPGPWSAADIRYQAENIVTMKLHNGGCNCVASQVLILPEAWDQSADLLAAVRTLLDRLPPRAPYYPGAVQRQQEALTRHPNAEQLGPREAPRVLITNLDPAATDEYCFTEEVFGPVYAQTSLPCKTPAEFLRRAVSFCNDTLRGTLGVTILIHPRTLAELGAEFEQAVADLRYGSIGINVWNALAFLLPQASWGAYPGHTFADIQSGIGCVHNSFMFDRPQKTVVRGSFYPFPRAWLHGEWHIAPKPLWFVTNKTAHITARRATQYAMEARLRHLPGVFAAALFG is encoded by the coding sequence ATGGATTTCACGCATCTCGATCAGTTGATTCAGGTTTTGGAGGCACACGCCGATGAGTGGGCTCGCCTGCCGATTCCTCAGAAGATCAATTTATTGGCTGCGGTGCGTCACAATCTTGACCAGGCCGCGTCGCAGTGGGTCGAGGTGGCGGTGGCGGCCAAGGGGATTGATCCTTCATCGCCCTGGGTCGGCGAAGAATGGGTCACAGGACCGTGGGCATTGGCGATGAATATCAATGCGCTGCTAAAAACGCTGATAGCGCTGGCCGCCAGTCACCCGCCCACGCTGCCCCAGGTCACCTCCCGCAAGGATGGACGGGTTGTCGCGCGTGTTTTCCCGGACAACCTGTTCGAAAGATTGCTGTTGAGTGATGTCACCGCCGAAGTGTGGATGCAGCCCGGCGTGACAGTCGAGACGTTGCCCGATCACATGGCATCTTTCTACAAACGGCCAATGCCATCCGGCCACGTAGCGCTGGTTTTGGGCGCGGGCAATGTGAACAGCATCGCCCCGCTGGATGCGCTCTATAAACTTTTTACGGAGGGCCAGGTCGTTCTGCTCAAGCTGAATCCTGTAAACGACTATCTGGGGCCGATCTTGAAGACGGTGTTCGCGCCACTGATTGACGGTGGCTATCTCCGCCTCGCCTCGGGGGGAGCGGACGTGGGCGAGTATCTCACCCGGCATGCGAGCATTAGTTCGATTCACATCACGGGCAGTGCGCGTACGCACGATCTCATCGTCTATGGCGCAGGAGCGGATGGCGCGGCGCGCAAACGGCGCGAAGAGCCGATCCTGACCAAACCCATCACCAGCGAACTGGGCGGCGTCGGTCCCACCATTGTCGTGCCGGGTCCGTGGAGCGCCGCGGATATTCGTTACCAGGCCGAGAACATCGTCACGATGAAGCTGCACAACGGTGGCTGCAATTGTGTGGCGTCGCAGGTGTTGATCCTGCCGGAAGCGTGGGACCAGAGCGCCGACTTGCTCGCCGCCGTCCGTACATTGCTCGACCGCCTGCCGCCACGGGCGCCTTACTATCCGGGGGCCGTGCAACGCCAGCAAGAAGCGCTGACCCGCCATCCCAACGCTGAACAACTCGGTCCGCGTGAGGCACCGCGCGTGCTCATTACGAACTTGGATCCGGCGGCGACTGACGAGTATTGCTTTACGGAGGAGGTATTTGGTCCGGTCTACGCTCAGACCAGCCTGCCCTGTAAAACGCCGGCCGAATTCCTGCGACGGGCCGTGTCCTTCTGTAATGACACGCTGCGGGGAACGTTAGGAGTCACGATCCTGATTCATCCACGCACGTTGGCGGAATTGGGGGCAGAGTTCGAGCAAGCCGTAGCTGACCTGCGCTATGGCTCGATCGGGATCAACGTCTGGAATGCGTTGGCGTTCCTGTTACCGCAGGCATCATGGGGCGCCTATCCCGGTCACACGTTTGCCGATATCCAAAGCGGCATCGGCTGCGTGCACAACTCCTTCATGTTCGACCGACCGCAAAAGACCGTCGTGCGCGGCTCCTTCTATCCATTCCCCCGCGCGTGGCTGCACGGGGAATGGCACATCGCCCCGAAGCCGCTCTGGTTTGTGACGAATAAGACCGCGCACATCACCGCGCGACGGGCCACGCAGTACGCGATGGAGGCACGCTTGAGACATTTGCCCGGCGTATTTGCTGCGGCGTTGTTTGGGTGA
- a CDS encoding NAD-dependent epimerase/dehydratase family protein → MKVFLTGGTGFIGQPLTQSLIARGWNIIALVYRPDNTQAGVMPNMGVQCVTGDVTDRESMRAGMKGADIVVHNAGWYELGVDGSGRKQMQAVNVIGTDNVLGLALELGIPRTVYVSSTAFWGETGSEPCDETYQRQKSYNSYYEQTKAEAHEIAQQYQQRGLPLIIVCPNAVVGPNDHSNYGYFLRMYLNHLMAPYGWAPDVISSLVHVNDVGEGIALAAEKGRIGETYILAGEPTSMREMVEIWNSKPGGFKINSYMPTWLAKVVFAPVEPLERLGGLPAVVSRETVRASVSMNYSSEKAKRELGWTHLPSREMWPDIIDQELELLAGRKKRDLVSRLKPVKMNT, encoded by the coding sequence ATGAAGGTATTTCTCACGGGTGGTACGGGCTTTATTGGGCAACCGTTGACACAGTCTTTAATTGCTCGCGGCTGGAACATCATCGCGCTCGTCTACAGGCCTGACAACACACAAGCCGGTGTCATGCCCAACATGGGTGTACAGTGCGTGACGGGTGATGTCACCGACCGCGAGTCCATGCGCGCCGGCATGAAGGGCGCGGACATTGTTGTGCATAATGCTGGATGGTATGAGTTGGGCGTAGATGGGAGTGGCCGTAAACAAATGCAGGCCGTCAATGTAATCGGCACAGACAATGTGTTGGGTCTGGCGCTGGAATTGGGGATCCCTCGCACCGTATATGTGTCATCCACCGCCTTCTGGGGCGAAACAGGCTCCGAACCATGTGACGAAACCTATCAACGACAAAAATCCTACAACTCCTATTATGAACAGACCAAAGCCGAGGCCCATGAAATCGCCCAGCAATATCAGCAACGTGGATTGCCGCTGATCATTGTCTGCCCCAATGCCGTGGTGGGACCCAATGACCATTCCAATTACGGCTATTTCCTGAGGATGTATTTGAATCACCTGATGGCGCCCTATGGTTGGGCGCCGGATGTCATTAGTTCGCTTGTCCACGTCAACGACGTGGGGGAAGGCATCGCCCTGGCGGCGGAGAAAGGGCGTATTGGTGAGACGTATATTCTGGCGGGCGAGCCAACCAGCATGCGCGAGATGGTCGAGATTTGGAATTCTAAACCAGGCGGATTTAAGATCAATTCGTATATGCCAACCTGGCTGGCAAAAGTGGTGTTCGCACCGGTGGAACCTTTGGAACGGCTGGGCGGGCTACCAGCAGTTGTTTCCCGAGAAACCGTTAGAGCCAGCGTGTCCATGAATTACTCCAGCGAAAAAGCCAAACGCGAATTGGGGTGGACCCATCTCCCCAGCCGGGAGATGTGGCCGGACATCATCGACCAAGAGCTCGAATTGTTGGCTGGCCGCAAAAAGCGCGACCTTGTGTCTCGCCTGAAACCGGTGAAAATGAACACGTAG